TTCCAGAGTCCACAAGTTTTACAAAATGCCAGGAAAATCTCTCTTTTCTAGCTTCCAGCCACTCACCCCAGTACCTATGTGAAAAATAAATTTTATAAAAAATTTATATTTAAACCGATAATCTTCATGTCGCGGGTGACTTAGTTGCTTTAATTTAAAATTACTTACTTAAATTACTAAGCTGTAACATCTGTCAAAAGTGTTAATTATTAAAAATTAAAGTAATAAACATTTTATAAGATTTACAGATTTACCATTATCAAACTTATATCAATTATTGTGTTAATAACATTACACTGAAGTAGTTGAGCATCAATTAGTACCAATTTTCTCTTGACTGTATTTTCCCCAGTACATTGTCCGCTTATACCTGACTGTAAGTTACTGCATTGCAAAGTTCTATGTTTTGGTTAAGCAAGTCTAATAGCTTTATCATATGGAGAAATTGAAAAATGGTAGATTACGCTAGAGGTTTATCTTTGTTATCACCTGGTAGCGATACTCTTTACACATCACAGCCTCTAGATACGGGTGGGCGATTTATTTTAGGGCGTGATGGTTCAGATACTATTGCTCTCTATGACCCAGCAGGTAATCCTGCAATACCACAAAGTGACGCAATCCTTGCAGATGTTCTGCAAGGAGAGTTTCCTGGGGAGCGGATTCTACGTAACTGGTCAGATACTTTTGTAGCGGGTGATTGGCAAAAACCTTATTATGTCAACCCTGACCCTGGGAATATAGGTATCAACGAAGCTTTATTTATACTTAACTTCCAGCCTGATCTAGATCATGTCAGACTATTTGGCAGCGCACAAGACTATCAGCTAGTTAATATCCCTAATATAGGACAAATACTGTTGTGGAAAGGGAACAATTCGACAAACACAGCCCTTAATCAAGATACATCCTTTCTCCAACAGCTAGCAAATAGTCCAGTACTCAACTTTCTCAAAAACCAAAACTTAGCCAGTAATAGCAATACTGTTAATCAGTCGATATCCTTACCACAGCCTCTGGCCAGTGCTAAAAATAGTGCATCGCAGATCACAACCAGCTATTGGGAACAAAAAACAGTACCCGATATAGTTGCTATTTTATTAGATAATGCTCAATTGAGAGAGCAGGGTTTTCCTTCGATTCCTGCGTTGAGTCTAGAGGGTGATTACTTTCAATATGTTGGTTCTACACCACCTGCACCAGGAGAAAATTTTGGGAAGATTAAACAAGTGGGTACAGCAACCCATGATGTGACAATTAGTCCGGCTGTCAGTGTAGCTACAGATGGGGCGGGTAATGTTTTCCTTTCATCTTCAACTACTGGTTCGTTAGCCGGAACTAATGCAGGTGCTAGCGATGCTTGGGTTGTGAAATACAACAGCAAAGGTGAACAGGTATTAGCAAAACAATATGGTAGTGCTGGGGAAGAATTAGTCTCTAGAATTGCCACTGACCAATTTGGTAATTTTTATCTGGCAGGATATTCCAGAGGTGATTTTGGCGCAGCCAATCCCACAGGGCTAACTAGAGCATTTGTGTCTAAATACAATAGTGATGGTGAACAGCAGTGGATTCAACAGTTTGGTGGATTTTTTGATGCCTCTTTTGGTTTGGATGTTGATGATGCTGGCACTGTCTACATTTCAGGTATTGCAGGCAAATTAGTACCTATTGACCTGGAAAATCCCACATTTTTAGAAGATGCTTTTGTTGCCAAATATGATACCAATGGTAACCAAATGTTTTATAAAACATTTGGTAGCCCTGCGCCTGGTTCTCAAGAAGCTTACGCCGCAGCTAGCGATCACCAAGGTAATATTTTCGCTGCAGGCTGGACTTCTGGCAATATAGACCCTTCACTTTCAGGACGCATAGGTACTTACGATGCCTGGATTTCCAAACATGATACCAATGGCAACCTAGAATGGATTAGACAGTTTGGCAGTAAAGATTACGAGTTTGTTTGGGGGCTTGATACTGACAGCTTAGGTAATGTCTATGCATCAGGATGGACTCTAGGCGATTTAGGCGGAAAAAATGCTGGTTCTTATGATGCTTGGTTAGCCAAATATGATCCTTTTGGTACGTTGCAATGGATTCAACAATTCGGTACAGCAGGTGACGATGAAGGGATAGGGATTACTATTGATGAATTGGACAATATTTTCTTAATCGGATACACCGATAGTAATCTAGGAGGAACTAATAAAGGGTCATATGATGCCTGGGTAGCGAGGTTTGATACTAGTGGGAATCGTCTTTGGACTCAACAATTTGGAACTCCGCAACTTGACTTCGGTACACAATTGAGCAGTGATCATTTTGGAAACCTTTACGTTACTGGACTTACTGAAGGGTCTTTAGGTAAATTGAATGCTGGTTCTGTAGATGCTTGGTTAGCGAAAATTGAAATTGATACCGGAAAGATCATCAGTTTTCACACCCAGCCTATTCCTGAATCTACAAGTTCTCTTGGCTTGTTATTGCCCTTTTGTTTGGCAGTAATTAAACGCCTTTGCTCAAATCTTTCACCTGGAAATCTGAATGTCAAAACCACAACCAAGTGCAAGGGAAGTTAGAGGATGTTTGAAAAGTTTTTAGAGAATGTCTGAAAAGGTTTTAATAGGTGATTTTAATCACGCGAGTTGTTTGAGCATCAAACGAATCATCGCAATGTAAACAAAGGTTTCTATCGGAATGGCACTAAGAAAAGCTCTAAGCTATGTAGAATAAGGGCTACAGCTTTAATAACTAGTCCCGTAGTCATGGCATGAGTCAGGCGATCGCACATACCCATTTACCTTTATGCTGAAGCACAAAGTCAAAATACAGCTATGAAACTTGTACAAAATCTAACTTCAGCCAAGTATCGTTATAGGTTGCTTAAAGTAGTGACAGTGTTTTTTTTGTTGCTGGTATGCATAACGCCTACTGTTGTAGCAGACCAGAGTGAAAAATCTACAATTAGTGACAGTATAACCGCGCTCCAAGCCATACTTGATAGTAGCCATCGCTCAGTACAAAATCGTCAGCGAGATAAATACCGCCATCCAGCCCAGACTCTTGAATTCTTTGGTTTACGTTCTAACATGACTGTAGTGGAACTATGGCCTGGTGGTGGTTGGTATACCGAGATTCTGGCCCCATTTCTCAAACATAGCGGACAACTAATAGTTACTAACTTTGCTCCTGGGCAAAATAAATATGCCTTAGCTTTACAACAAAAACTTGCATCTGACCCAGAGGTTTTTGGTAAGGTCAAAGTCGTTGAGATTAATCCTCCAAATCAACTAACTCTCGCACCAGACAACTCCGTAGACATGGTTGTAACCTTTCGCAATATTCACAACTGGGTCAGCGCTGGCTATGCCCAGCAGGTTTATACAGCTGCATACAAAGCACTCAAGCCAGGGGGTATTCTGGGAGTGGAGGAACATCGTGCCAAAGAGGGCATTTCTTTACAGGAGAGTATTAAAACTGGCTATATGTCAGAAAATGCGGTAATTGCTGGTGTGGAGAAAGTCGGCTTCAAGTTGGTGAGCAAATCAGAAATTAATGCCAACCCCAAAGATACAAAGGATTATCCCGGCGGGGTATGGACATTACCTCCAACTTTGAGCCAAGGGCAACAAGATAGGCAACGCTACCTCGCTATTGGAGAGAGCGATCGCATGACCCTCAAGTTCATCAAGCCCAAGGCTGCCCAGTCAGGTGTGACAAATAATTAACCAGAAAGCTTTGCAGTCAAATAGAGCGATGCCACAGGCTTCCCCAAAGGGGAACGCACTCACCAAATCCTGACTTACTGTTTTGAGGCAAAGTTCGCGCTGCTATTGAAATCGCTTGTCCTGCTTTTGCTTGCTGCTGTGGCTCCCGGAGGATGGCAGGGCTGTTTCATTCCCTAAATAACTTTAAAAATCAAGGGTTCTAGCGATTAAAAATTGATTATTTTGTTACCAACGTGCCGAGAAAATGAAGAATTTTACTGTTGTTTAAGTGCTTAAAAGTTCATCTCCTCGTCATCCTCACTTACAATTTTTCTCGCTAACTATCTTGACAAATCCTGTTTGAGATGGAACGAAACAGCCCTGCGGAGGATGGGGGTGGGGCAAACGCCGTTTGTGGTTGCTCGCAAATCTGCTGGATCTGCTGACATTACTGCGGCAGAATAGTCTCTATTAGTGCGTTCGTACAACCATCATTTTTTTAGCTTCATGGTTTAATAACCAGATGGTTTTTTGAAAGCATTGATTAGTTGATCGAGCTTCTGGGCGATCGCCTGTCCCATGCCATTATTGGCGGCGGGAACAGAAAGAACCGAAGCCCTAGGAGGAGGAAGGGGATGCGGCTTAGGCAGCTATGATGCAAGTAATATATGGTGTAACAGTTTACTTAAACCAAGGATATCAATGTCTTAATGTTGCCGTGATATCAAAGGCAAAGTTTTAGTTGAGTTGATTTAAGATTCGCAGCTTTGACGGTGATTTTATGCCATTATTTTTTTCAGAATATATTGAAGGCAGTAGCAACAATAAAGCCCTAGAGATTTACAATGGCACAGATGCAGTCATTGATTTAACTGCTGGAAACTATGTGATTCAGTTCTACTTCAATGGCAGCCTCACCCCCACAACTTTTAACCTGACAGGCACAATAGCACCTGGGGATGTGTTTGTCTTTGCCCAAAGTAACGCTAGTTCAAGCATTATTGGGCGAGCAGATCAGACCAGCGGTGCTGGTTTCTTCAACGGAGATGATGCGATCATCTTGCGACAGGGCGGTGCAAATGGGACGATCCTTGATTCGATTGGTCAGATTGGCGTTGACCCTGGTAGTGAGTGGGGAACTGGTCTGACCAGTACAGCAGATAACACCTTGCGTCGGAAGCGTGATATTACTACTGGCGATACTAATCCTAACGATGCCTTTGATCCGAGTGTGGAGTGGGACGGTTTTGCTATTGACACCTTTGATAGATTGGGAAGCTACACCACAAACTCTGGAACTGGAGATGTTGTTTTCAAAAAAATTTACGAAATTCAGGGCAGTGGTGCAACTAGTCCTGTCGTCGGGCAAACAGTGACAATCGAGGCAGTGGTCATTGGCGACTTTCAAGCTAGCAGTGGGCTGAATGGCTTTTATGTACAGGAGGCAGTTGGCGATGGTGATGCTGCAACCTCAGACGGGATTTTTATCTATGCACCTAACAGTATAGATGTGAGTGTCGGTCAGACAGTGCGATTGACAGGAACGGTTGAAGAAAACTTTAATCAAACTCAGCTCAACAACATTAGCGGACTGAGCGTAGTAGATTCAGGAGCGATCGCCCCTACAGCTATTGATCTGCCCCTAACGGCAACAACCGACCTAGAACGCTATGAAGGAATGCTAGTTACATTCCCCGAAACCTTGACAGTTACAGACAACTATAACCTGGGTCGGTATGGTGAAGTGTTGCTGTCTTCAGAAGAACGGTTGTTTACCCCCACAAACTTCATTGACCCCAGCGATATTCCGAGTTCTCAAACCGAGAACGACGAAAATAACGTTGCAGCAGTAACAGCACAACAAAATGCCAACAACCAGAACCAAATTCTGCTTGACGATGGCAGCAACACCCAAAATCCGGCAACAGTGCCATATTTAAATCAAGATGGAACTTTGCGTGTAGGTAGCACAGTTACAGATCTTACAGGTGTGCTAGGTTACGGGTTTGATAGCTACCGACTGCAACCCACCACAACACCCAATTTTGTTGATTCTAATCCCCGGACGGCTGCACCGTCCGAGGTAGGTGGCAACGTCAAGGTGGCTAGCTTTAACGTGTTGAATTACTTCAACGGCGACGGCATGGGTGGTGGCTTCCCGACCTCCCGTGGGGCTACGACTTTGGCAGAATTTGAACGGCAAAGTGCCAAGATTGTCAGTGCGATCGCTTGTGTATCCTCGGTAGTCGATTGATCTATAAAAGCCTCAAAAGCTGCCTTTTTGAGAGATTCAATAACCTCTTTTTCCTGATCGGTCAATTCAGCTAGATAGTCATCTTTTATGACTTCATATTGCTGGGCAACACTCAGATAATCCCACCAGGTACATCCAGGTTCGGACAAAGCTTGTCGAATTTCACTTACAGCTTGTGGTACAAATTGTAATTGTTCGACTCGATAAGCGATCGCCTGCCGTGTCGGTTCAGCATCTAAAATCAACGCCGCAGCTACGAGAGCCTGAGAGTTATTCATGGCAGTTGCAAGATTACCCAACGCAATACCCATCAGCCGTAGACATTCCTGTGCGTTTTCCTTGGGAGCTTCAAGAGCCAGCGATCGCAAATCGATGGAAGAAGGGGGAAGGGGGAAAGGTGAAAGGGAAAGGGGATTTTCTTCTTCCTTTAACCTTTCCCCTTTTCCCTTGTCCCTTAAGTGTTCGGCTTGTTCCTTGAGTCTGGTTTCAAGCTCCTCGATGCGTTGTTTTTGCCTCCGGTTCTCAAGCTCCAGCCCCCGTAGTTTCTCCAATTCATCTACCTGCTGCTGTAACTCGATATTTCGCTGTTTGTGTTTTTGGAATAGCTGGTGTAGCGATCGCAATTGCTCAATTACTTGGGCTTCTGCTCTAGCATTGGCTTGTGCCTGTAACCTTGCCGTTATCTCAAGCTCTAGCCGCTCCAGTTCTCGCTTGTGCTGTTCGTCCCTCGCCGCGATCGCTTCTGCGTACTGTGGTGGTATGACCCGCTCATTAGGGAATGGCACACTGGGGGCATCCAAATCATTGTTGTTGACTAACAGTTTCTCCCCATCATTAAAAGTAACAATCTGCTGCCAATGGTTTGGGGGGTCAGTTTCAATCACCCCTTCTTGCCCGTAATTGGGATGCGATTGCGATGAAATCCTAACTTTTTGACACAATTGTGTTTGACTTTGGGGCTGCTTTGTGGTGCGTTTGGTACTGGGTACGACTTGCTGCGCTGCTTTGGCGAAATCGGACATTGTGGGGAAGGGTTTTTCTTTGGCTGCGATCGCTACAACTTCCTCCAATTTATCTGGTGTTTTGACCAGACGAAGCAGGGGGCGGGTTTGAGATGGTTTGGTGATTTTGTCCTTTAGCTGGTCGGGGAGAGTGTCAACCAGTTTTTTAGCGGCGAGTAAATCTCTGACACGCCGTATCCCACCGTGTTTGGTAAGTTCTTTTTGACAGTATTCTTCAAAGGTGGTGTATGCGCCATCTTTGTAACAGTGGTTATCTCGCATCAAATGCAGTTCATCAGATGCCTGCCACTCGAAGCGATCAATGGCAGTGAAAGTTTCGTGAATGCTGTTGTTGAGGACGGTGTAATTAGGTGCTGATGGTTGTTCGGGGTGGTCTAGTGTCAACATAAAACTTACCCACTTTTGGTAAATGCTTATTGAAGTTCTGTTGCGATTAAGACCAAAGTGAACCTCTAGCTGGTATTGAGCCGAGATACGTGTAAAAACCTGCAAGATGGTCTGAGAAGGCTTGCTATCTATAGCTTGTAGCGATTTTTAGGTAAGATTGACAGGAGAGCGCAATTTTGGTGTACGTATCGCTACAAAAACAGGAGTGTTTATTAATTTTATTAACGATTTTTACCGAGCGTTCGCCATATCTTCTGTCACAGCATCCGGGCTGAAAGTATTGCACATAGAGGATTATAGCCGAATGGCAAAGCATTCTACCCCATAGTATATTGAATACTCTTGGGTAGGCGAAAAGCAATTATGGGGTGAAAAGTGGCAGTGCATTCCAGCACAAATTCTGTGCTGACATCAAAAAGCCTAAAACGTAGATAGAGCAACGCTTTCCAGACCATCTTGCAGGTTTTTACACGTATCTCGGTTCAATACCTAATCCTTTAGGCCCACCGCCTTCAAAAACAAGATTTTCAATTGGTTTTTGCTTGATAATAACTCCCAAGTTACCATTGGGTTTGCGGTACATATTGTTGATTAGTGAAGCCATTTTTTCTTACCCTGTGAGGTCTTCTTTCTACACCCTTAAGACGATTTTTCATATTAACTTGTGAAATTTTCGACTTATATCTTCATTCCAGGAATCAAAGCGGAATTAGGTGTGCCCCAACTGACAGTAAAAGTCACGCCATCAGAGATTAATAAACAGATGACGACCATTGAACCCCACCCCACATTAGCTACCCTTTGTTTCCCCTCCCTGTGAACGGGGAGGGGTTAGGGGTGGGGTTCAATGACTGTGGAAATTATAATTAACCGGACTTAATATACTCAACTGACTGTAATCACCACACCAGGGCTTTCATTGGCTAACCTATCCACCGCACACACCGCATAGGTTCCCGGTTGAACAGTGGCAAAAGTTGTGCCAGCAGATAAAACTCGCACAAGAACCCAACTATCCCCACTTTGACGATAAAGTGTCCAAGAACGAACTGGTCGCTCATCACCAGGTAGCCAATTGAGTTTAGAATTATTGAATCGCAGTTCTTTGGGAGGGGCTGGAGGGGTTGCATTTTGCCACGACATACTAGGCACTAATGCAGGTTTAGCGTAAAGCGAATTTTTGAAGTTGTCAGCAATGCCTTGGCGATTTTCATTGATAGAACTCATACTGAAGAAGATATTCCCCAATGACAAGTCTTTTGCTAAGTTGCGACTAGTTTTAACTTGCTTGTCTATCTCCTCATATTTCCAGGCTTTACCATCGAGTTGTCCAATATTGTTACCTGCGTAAATATGTCGCTGCTTGGGATTAATTTCTGTCCACCATTTCAGCAATACCGGATAACTTTGTTTTGTTTGGTCAGTGCGCCAATAAAGTTGCGGGGCTAAATAATCAACCCAGCCTGACTCTAACCATTTTTTGGAGTCAGCATACAGTACACTGTAGGCATCCAAGCCGGTGATTCCTGGTGGTTGTCCGGGGCGGTAAATGCCAAAAGGACTAATACCAAATTTGACATAGGACTTTGTAGCTTTAATTCCCTGAGATAGGCGCAGCACCATCTGATTAACATTTTCTCGCCGCCAGTCAGCTAAACTGAGTGTACCGCCAGTTTGTTTGTAAGCTGCGTAGGTTTCGCCGTCTGGGAAAGACTTACCCTCAATGGGATAGGGATAAAAATAGTCGTCTAAGTGAATGCCATCGACATCATAGCGACGTACAACATCAATAATTACGTTGTATGCCCGATCTTGCACAATTTTTTTTCCTGGATCCATCCACAATTGATTGCCCCATTGGTAAACTACTTCTGGATTAGTTACAGATATATGGGGGCGGACATTGGGCGAACTTTTGATGCTGGTTTTAGCGCGGTAAGGGTTGAACCAAGCATGAACTTCGATATTGCGTTTGTGACATTCAGCGATCGCAAATTCCAAAGGATCATAAAATGGTTCTGGTGCTTTGCCTGGAGTTCCGGTAATCCAAGCACTCCAAGGTTCTAGCTGGGAACTATACAAGGCATCTCCCTCTGGACGCACCTGCAAAATCAAGGCATTAAAGTTTAGGGCTTGTAATTGGTTAATAATTTCCAGTAGTTCAGCTTTCTGTTGTGCAGATGGGAGTCCTGCTTTGGAAGGCCAATCACTATTCCATACTGTTGCTACCCACGCCCCCCGGAATTCTCTAGGATGACTTACCCGGACGGTACTAGGCGCTGTTGGTGTGGGCGTAGATGTTGGTGTTGATGCTGGTGGTACTATTAGGTAGGGTGAGGTAATTTTCTCAACTTGTCCTTGATACACCAAAACCTGATAGACAATGGCTGTCACATCAGCGCGAGTTGCCGCTATGGTTGGGTTAAGTAATTTGATATTCGGGTAGCTAGCCACTAAGGAGGCGCTGGTAGCAATCGCAACTTGATTTTTGGCATAGGTAGGGATTTTAGCTGCGTCTTGATAAATCTGCGGTAATGCACTCACTAAGTCAGGTTTTACCTGAGTGGCAATTTCCAAACCATTGACTAACGCCACCAAGACATCGCCTCTAGAAATTCGATCATTGGGGTGAAAACTGCCATCGGGGTATCCCACCAAAAATCCTGTTTCATAAACTTTTTTAATGGCACTTGCCGCCCAATGATTAGCAGGGACATCAGCAAATGGAGTATACTGCCGCTTCACAGGTAATGTAAAGACTGCCGCAACAATAGCAGCAAACTCAGCGCGAGTGACTGAGTTATCTGGGCGAAAAGTTCCATTGGGATATCCATTCAAAATGCGACGCCCCGTTAAAGCTTCAATAAATAGGCGTGCCCAATGATTTTGCACATCCGAGAAGCGTGTAGAGTTAGATACCATTGTCCGTTGCTGCTAGCGGGTTTTTAGCTTTAATCCTTAGTTAATTTAGCAAGATGAGAGCGATCGCGCCTGGTGCATCGTATAATTTTTTACAACTTTTAATTTTATTGAATTGCTTGCTAGTTTAGAATTAATATCAAGTCCGGCTAATTACTTACGATATGGTTGGTCTTGTTGGTAATTGAGAATTGGTAATTGGTAATTGTTAAACTGTATTTTTCTTTCCCATTACCCATTACCTATTACCCATTACCGACCTTCACAGATATGATAAGTGTTCAAACGGACATGATATAACAACTAAACAGGTATTTGAAGAGGCTGAAATTATCTACGCTAGGGTTAAGTAGGCACAAGTAGAAAAAGTTAAACGGAAAGGTTAATCTTTCCGTTTATTTTTTATAGTGAAACTATTATTTTGCAGGCTCAACAGACTAATGACACAGAACTAAGGTTAACCGTGTTCACTCTGCTTAAATAGCCTTATTTATAGGTAGCAATATCGTATATATATACGAATCCGACTTGAGTTTTGAAAATATACTGAGACGAAAAGTCTTGCGGGATAAAGCTTTTGTTTTAATTTTTATTCCTTTTTACTGTTCCCCATTCCCTGTTCCCTGTCTCTACTAATGGTTCAGGAATCAAATCGGATTCCTATATAGCTTTTACAGTACTGAAAATAACTGTTTTTCTGGTGTTGACATGCTAATTCTATATCAACCGCTTCAATTTAAGCGAATTTCTAAAAATGAATGTTAACTCCCAGAATGCTAGCTCAACGCGTAAACCTAAAATTTTCAATAACCCAGAGCGTTTTATTGAAGGATGGTATTGGGTAATATCCTCTAGAAATCTGGGTTTATGTGAAGTCAAAACTGTGACTCTTTTGGGTAGAGAATTAGTAATTTACCGTGCTAAAGACAAAAGAGTAGTTATCTGTGACGCCTACTGTCCACACATGGGCGCTCACCTTGCTGAAGGCAATGTTGAGGGTAATGAACTACGCTGTTTGTTCCACCACTGGAAATTTGATGCTAAAGGTATCTGTGTTGATATTCCATGTTTGGATGAGCCACTTCCCATCAAGTTAAAAACTTGGCCCACTGCTGAAAAATACGGAATGATTTGGGTTTGGACTGGCGAATTCCCTCAACAACCTCTACCATTTGTCCCAGAGTTAGAACACAAGGACTGTGATGTCGCCTTTGGGCCCCATTTAGTGATGAATTGTCACCCTAATGTAGTGGGCATTAATGCCATCGACGCTCAACACTTCAATACAGTTCACAAACTGCTATCAGAAATTAACTTTGAAAAACAGGAGCTGAATGAAAATGCTATCACCTTTACTAACACTACATATAGTGACAAAGATTCTTTTTTGATCAAACTTATCCGTCCCTTCTACAAAAAACCTGTCACCTACAGTATTTGCTATTGGTACGGCACTATTGGTATGGTGACACTTGGTTTTGATTTACTTCATATCCACGTTATGTTCGCTATGCGCCTCCTCGAAGAGGGTAAAGCGGAAGTTCAGACTCTGGCGATGGTTAAGAAACGTAAGGGAATTCTTGGTTGGTTCTACACTCGAATGGTGCTGTGGCTAACTAAGATTGTCGGTAACGACTTTATCAAGGATGACATCAGGATTTTTCAGACCATTCAGTTTGATTTGAAAACCCCAATCAAGGCAGATCAATCCATTATGGAGTTTATCAGTCATCTGGAAAAACAGAAACCCTTAATGTGGAAGACTTGGAAAATAGCGCGATCGCGAGATGCAGAGATTCACGAAAACCGCGATAAATGGCGAGATGCGCTGTCTAACGATTAAATCTTGAATAATTAAAAAACTAAAAAGTTAAATTGAATTGCTTTTTAGTTTTTCTTAATTATTTCTTTAGCTTTTAGTTAATAAAAAGAAGTGGCGAAGCCACTTCGTAATTCCCAGGTAGAACCTAAGAATGAGTATAACGACTAGGCAAATTGAAAATAGTATAAATTAACACTGAATATTTTGTTATCTGTGTTTTCTTGAGCTTTTGAACCAGAGAATCCTGAGTTTAATGCTGCAAATAACTGTTTTTTAGTTAACTGTTGCTAGTGCTAGCCTTCTATCTTTGACTAGCTGCAAAGCCTGACACACTAGTTTCCGCTTCCCCAAAAGCTAGATACGCACCATCTTACTCTCTGTATTTCTGATAATGCCCCAAATGCTGGATCTAGATTTGACGGTCTTAATTTAGCTACAGTCCTGTCGAAGGCCATATTAATCGACTGAAGATGTTAAAAAGGCAAATGTATAAAAGATTTTCCCTCATTATCTACTGTAAGAATTTGCCGTGCTGGCCAATCCAATTTTGAATTCCGATCCATAGTAAACCTCTTGATATTGAAAAATAGAAGATTGGCGATCGCTTTCTCAGTAAAGAAGTAGTGAACCTGGCTGTCTAAACAAGGGCGAACGCATCTAAATTACTCTTGATCGACACCAAAGTGACACCAAAGTTGAACATCAACGAAAAAAATCACTATTTACTGCTTGATCTACTTTCCGAGACTCAAAGCGATCGCTGAATTATTTCGCAAACAGACACATTAATCATCAATAGTCAGAAATCCGGAGTTTAATGCCAAAGGAAGCCAGAGAACGAGCTGGGAGAGAATGTCATCTAAGGGTTTGTCACTTTCTTGAGAACATTTGGTAGCACAATCGTATGGGCTGGAATATGCTTCGGCGGACTTTAAGAAGTAATATTGCCAAGACTGGATTTCCGACATGTAAACCCGGTATCGGATGCGGGTGATTGCTATGTGACAAGGTTTTGGTTCTGGGAGCGCAGGGTTTTCTTCCCCGCGCTCAATTGCTTCAAGAAAATTGATCAAGGGAAACGATAGGTTGATTAAACGCAAACAGGGAGCTACTTGAATTTTTAAAT
Above is a window of Nostoc sp. UHCC 0702 DNA encoding:
- a CDS encoding ExeM/NucH family extracellular endonuclease; amino-acid sequence: MPLFFSEYIEGSSNNKALEIYNGTDAVIDLTAGNYVIQFYFNGSLTPTTFNLTGTIAPGDVFVFAQSNASSSIIGRADQTSGAGFFNGDDAIILRQGGANGTILDSIGQIGVDPGSEWGTGLTSTADNTLRRKRDITTGDTNPNDAFDPSVEWDGFAIDTFDRLGSYTTNSGTGDVVFKKIYEIQGSGATSPVVGQTVTIEAVVIGDFQASSGLNGFYVQEAVGDGDAATSDGIFIYAPNSIDVSVGQTVRLTGTVEENFNQTQLNNISGLSVVDSGAIAPTAIDLPLTATTDLERYEGMLVTFPETLTVTDNYNLGRYGEVLLSSEERLFTPTNFIDPSDIPSSQTENDENNVAAVTAQQNANNQNQILLDDGSNTQNPATVPYLNQDGTLRVGSTVTDLTGVLGYGFDSYRLQPTTTPNFVDSNPRTAAPSEVGGNVKVASFNVLNYFNGDGMGGGFPTSRGATTLAEFERQSAKIVSAIACVSSVVD
- a CDS encoding aromatic ring-hydroxylating dioxygenase subunit alpha, producing the protein MNVNSQNASSTRKPKIFNNPERFIEGWYWVISSRNLGLCEVKTVTLLGRELVIYRAKDKRVVICDAYCPHMGAHLAEGNVEGNELRCLFHHWKFDAKGICVDIPCLDEPLPIKLKTWPTAEKYGMIWVWTGEFPQQPLPFVPELEHKDCDVAFGPHLVMNCHPNVVGINAIDAQHFNTVHKLLSEINFEKQELNENAITFTNTTYSDKDSFLIKLIRPFYKKPVTYSICYWYGTIGMVTLGFDLLHIHVMFAMRLLEEGKAEVQTLAMVKKRKGILGWFYTRMVLWLTKIVGNDFIKDDIRIFQTIQFDLKTPIKADQSIMEFISHLEKQKPLMWKTWKIARSRDAEIHENRDKWRDALSND
- a CDS encoding class I SAM-dependent methyltransferase, encoding MKLVQNLTSAKYRYRLLKVVTVFFLLLVCITPTVVADQSEKSTISDSITALQAILDSSHRSVQNRQRDKYRHPAQTLEFFGLRSNMTVVELWPGGGWYTEILAPFLKHSGQLIVTNFAPGQNKYALALQQKLASDPEVFGKVKVVEINPPNQLTLAPDNSVDMVVTFRNIHNWVSAGYAQQVYTAAYKALKPGGILGVEEHRAKEGISLQESIKTGYMSENAVIAGVEKVGFKLVSKSEINANPKDTKDYPGGVWTLPPTLSQGQQDRQRYLAIGESDRMTLKFIKPKAAQSGVTNN
- a CDS encoding SBBP repeat-containing protein gives rise to the protein MVDYARGLSLLSPGSDTLYTSQPLDTGGRFILGRDGSDTIALYDPAGNPAIPQSDAILADVLQGEFPGERILRNWSDTFVAGDWQKPYYVNPDPGNIGINEALFILNFQPDLDHVRLFGSAQDYQLVNIPNIGQILLWKGNNSTNTALNQDTSFLQQLANSPVLNFLKNQNLASNSNTVNQSISLPQPLASAKNSASQITTSYWEQKTVPDIVAILLDNAQLREQGFPSIPALSLEGDYFQYVGSTPPAPGENFGKIKQVGTATHDVTISPAVSVATDGAGNVFLSSSTTGSLAGTNAGASDAWVVKYNSKGEQVLAKQYGSAGEELVSRIATDQFGNFYLAGYSRGDFGAANPTGLTRAFVSKYNSDGEQQWIQQFGGFFDASFGLDVDDAGTVYISGIAGKLVPIDLENPTFLEDAFVAKYDTNGNQMFYKTFGSPAPGSQEAYAAASDHQGNIFAAGWTSGNIDPSLSGRIGTYDAWISKHDTNGNLEWIRQFGSKDYEFVWGLDTDSLGNVYASGWTLGDLGGKNAGSYDAWLAKYDPFGTLQWIQQFGTAGDDEGIGITIDELDNIFLIGYTDSNLGGTNKGSYDAWVARFDTSGNRLWTQQFGTPQLDFGTQLSSDHFGNLYVTGLTEGSLGKLNAGSVDAWLAKIEIDTGKIISFHTQPIPESTSSLGLLLPFCLAVIKRLCSNLSPGNLNVKTTTKCKGS
- a CDS encoding family 10 glycosylhydrolase; this translates as MVSNSTRFSDVQNHWARLFIEALTGRRILNGYPNGTFRPDNSVTRAEFAAIVAAVFTLPVKRQYTPFADVPANHWAASAIKKVYETGFLVGYPDGSFHPNDRISRGDVLVALVNGLEIATQVKPDLVSALPQIYQDAAKIPTYAKNQVAIATSASLVASYPNIKLLNPTIAATRADVTAIVYQVLVYQGQVEKITSPYLIVPPASTPTSTPTPTAPSTVRVSHPREFRGAWVATVWNSDWPSKAGLPSAQQKAELLEIINQLQALNFNALILQVRPEGDALYSSQLEPWSAWITGTPGKAPEPFYDPLEFAIAECHKRNIEVHAWFNPYRAKTSIKSSPNVRPHISVTNPEVVYQWGNQLWMDPGKKIVQDRAYNVIIDVVRRYDVDGIHLDDYFYPYPIEGKSFPDGETYAAYKQTGGTLSLADWRRENVNQMVLRLSQGIKATKSYVKFGISPFGIYRPGQPPGITGLDAYSVLYADSKKWLESGWVDYLAPQLYWRTDQTKQSYPVLLKWWTEINPKQRHIYAGNNIGQLDGKAWKYEEIDKQVKTSRNLAKDLSLGNIFFSMSSINENRQGIADNFKNSLYAKPALVPSMSWQNATPPAPPKELRFNNSKLNWLPGDERPVRSWTLYRQSGDSWVLVRVLSAGTTFATVQPGTYAVCAVDRLANESPGVVITVS